A region from the Streptomyces tsukubensis genome encodes:
- a CDS encoding L-threonylcarbamoyladenylate synthase — protein sequence MRTVSPQDLGLAVRAVESGELVVIPTTRWYMICADAGNAQACESIFMGKRRPGAKSLAYVAQSLSACRDRFHLSTEAERLATAFWPGDLALLLPWRDPEEAAKHSAVGSPSLTTVAPGTLGKLAAVSTVPIAATTANISGDASPEDPGPAVTIAEVHRFLTASGLKPSVIVDGGVCPAANHMTIVDCFTPEARLIRTGLVHQRSVSAALGREVQSI from the coding sequence GTGCGCACCGTCAGCCCTCAGGACCTCGGTCTCGCGGTCCGGGCGGTCGAGTCCGGAGAACTCGTTGTGATCCCGACGACTCGCTGGTACATGATCTGCGCAGATGCCGGCAACGCCCAGGCGTGCGAGAGCATCTTCATGGGGAAGCGTCGTCCCGGCGCCAAGTCCCTTGCCTATGTCGCCCAGTCGCTGAGCGCCTGCCGGGACCGCTTCCACCTCAGTACCGAAGCCGAACGACTCGCTACCGCTTTCTGGCCCGGAGACCTCGCGCTGCTCCTGCCCTGGCGGGACCCGGAGGAGGCTGCCAAACACTCAGCGGTCGGCTCCCCCTCGCTCACGACGGTGGCGCCCGGCACCCTCGGGAAACTCGCGGCGGTGTCGACGGTGCCGATCGCCGCCACCACGGCCAACATCTCCGGCGACGCCAGTCCTGAAGACCCCGGCCCCGCCGTGACCATCGCCGAGGTACACCGCTTCCTGACAGCCTCCGGCTTGAAGCCCTCCGTCATCGTCGACGGCGGTGTGTGCCCCGCCGCCAATCACATGACCATCGTGGACTGCTTCACTCCGGAGGCGAGACTCATCCGTACAGGCCTTGTTCACCAGAGATCTGTCTCGGCGGCTCTCGGACGCGAGGTTCAAAGCATCTGA
- a CDS encoding phytanoyl-CoA dioxygenase family protein — translation MPLTVEEKATFKRDGVLICRGLVAPYLTRRAIPLIDTWYRHRLAPGNISAYSQRTFAPELGTHRDILALYAESEAAVIASDLLGESAPVTTAQIQIRVPESEHPGVQPEKPMHVDGVSCPHLDPQELRTFSLLVGVILSEINDPRDGALRYLPGGHRTMAEWFRDQWSLGITEQVPPKVDRGHGVPFLGAPGDVLLMHHLVPHAVGLNLAPYPRVTAYFRISHPEHRSRRLDALRDPWLDYPGLAFAPPTPDSKE, via the coding sequence ATGCCCCTCACGGTTGAGGAAAAGGCCACGTTCAAACGGGATGGAGTACTCATCTGCCGAGGACTGGTCGCCCCATACCTGACCAGGCGCGCCATACCCCTTATCGACACCTGGTACCGCCACCGTCTGGCCCCGGGCAACATCTCGGCGTACTCACAACGCACCTTCGCCCCGGAGCTGGGAACCCACCGCGACATCCTCGCCCTCTACGCGGAATCCGAGGCTGCGGTCATCGCCTCCGACCTGCTCGGCGAATCCGCTCCCGTCACCACCGCCCAGATACAGATCCGCGTACCCGAATCCGAACATCCCGGTGTGCAGCCCGAGAAGCCGATGCACGTCGACGGCGTCTCCTGCCCCCACCTCGATCCACAGGAACTGCGCACCTTCTCCCTGCTCGTCGGCGTGATCCTGTCCGAGATCAACGACCCCCGAGACGGCGCATTGCGATATCTGCCCGGTGGGCACCGCACGATGGCCGAGTGGTTTCGTGACCAGTGGTCGCTCGGGATCACGGAACAGGTCCCACCGAAGGTGGACCGCGGGCACGGGGTCCCCTTTCTCGGTGCGCCCGGAGACGTACTCCTGATGCACCACCTGGTCCCCCACGCCGTCGGGCTGAACCTCGCGCCGTACCCGAGGGTGACGGCGTACTTCCGGATTTCTCATCCGGAGCACCGTAGTCGTCGGCTCGATGCCCTACGCGATCCGTGGCTCGACTACCCGGGCCTCGCGTTCGCCCCGCCCACCCCGGACTCCAAGGAGTAG
- a CDS encoding class I SAM-dependent methyltransferase: MDIGTGTGLVVEALLGRFDDIIAADNDAEMLATAESVLRPKLPGDSRLMLVESAAEDFVPPAGWTADLVTICRAFHWLDQATVLCLLDSQVAPDGVVAVFGDNSFWAAGSPWKDAVRDVIKSFLGEERRAGTGTFQHHDRPYSEIMEESPFDQVEEVRVPVHRTWTEEGILGYLYSTSFAAPHLFGDRLKEFESTVRTRLADFGDDAFPEDNEFLIRIGRRSRT; the protein is encoded by the coding sequence TTGGACATCGGCACAGGGACCGGGCTGGTGGTCGAAGCACTGCTGGGCAGGTTCGACGACATCATCGCCGCCGACAACGACGCCGAGATGCTCGCCACTGCCGAGTCGGTGCTTCGTCCGAAGCTTCCCGGGGACTCCCGGCTGATGCTCGTGGAGAGTGCCGCCGAGGATTTCGTGCCCCCGGCCGGCTGGACGGCCGACCTGGTCACGATCTGCCGCGCGTTCCACTGGCTGGACCAGGCCACCGTCCTGTGCCTGCTGGACAGTCAGGTTGCCCCTGACGGTGTCGTCGCCGTCTTCGGCGACAACAGCTTCTGGGCCGCGGGCAGCCCCTGGAAGGATGCTGTACGCGACGTCATCAAGTCATTCCTCGGCGAAGAACGCCGCGCGGGCACCGGCACCTTCCAGCACCACGACCGTCCTTACAGCGAGATCATGGAAGAGTCCCCCTTCGACCAGGTCGAGGAGGTCCGTGTGCCCGTCCACCGCACATGGACCGAGGAGGGCATCCTGGGCTATCTGTACTCGACCTCCTTCGCGGCCCCACACCTCTTCGGAGACCGGCTCAAGGAGTTCGAGTCCACGGTGCGGACCAGGCTCGCCGACTTCGGCGACGATGCCTTCCCCGAGGACAACGAGTTCCTGATCCGTATCGGGCGGCGGAGCAGGACATGA
- a CDS encoding enolase C-terminal domain-like protein, producing the protein MDVVEAEQPVHPGDDAHFVVVRGSGQAGCYGPVGERIARFAESSLSAAVMGACVTDHCGMLDRLRAAARTTPSDIASWAVGTVDCSVWDLHGRLASRSVAGLLTTERPRSTVPAYASWLSRDLVRVHDLGELRDVAADGWSFTKWGLRRDPAESPATAAARMAQAVKRCSQAIGRPVAVDAVGTWTPRVAMLFAQTCDPSCLLWLEDPLPQHDLDMYELLSATWMPLAVGERAHCDEDPGGLVHYVRPSALTLDVVGCGGLTRATQILPIARRQNIPLYPHGRSFLPGLHLSAAFPDAVPAVEYRLQWEPGRRRLYDEPLRPEGGHIELPDSPGLGTTPRRASCPAPP; encoded by the coding sequence ATGGACGTCGTCGAAGCGGAGCAGCCCGTCCACCCCGGTGACGACGCGCACTTCGTGGTCGTACGAGGCTCAGGGCAGGCCGGCTGCTACGGCCCGGTCGGCGAGCGGATCGCTCGCTTCGCGGAGAGCTCCCTGTCGGCTGCGGTGATGGGGGCATGCGTCACGGACCACTGCGGGATGCTGGACCGACTGCGCGCTGCAGCCCGGACGACACCGTCGGACATCGCCTCGTGGGCCGTCGGCACGGTCGACTGCTCAGTCTGGGACCTCCACGGCCGGCTGGCCTCCCGTTCCGTCGCCGGCCTGCTGACGACGGAGAGGCCGCGTTCGACCGTGCCGGCCTACGCGTCGTGGCTCTCCCGGGACCTCGTCCGTGTCCACGACCTCGGCGAGTTGCGCGATGTCGCCGCGGACGGCTGGAGCTTCACCAAGTGGGGGCTTCGCCGTGATCCAGCCGAATCACCCGCGACGGCCGCCGCGCGAATGGCCCAGGCAGTGAAGCGCTGCTCTCAGGCCATCGGTCGCCCGGTGGCAGTCGATGCGGTCGGCACCTGGACCCCGCGGGTGGCCATGCTGTTCGCGCAGACCTGCGATCCGTCCTGCCTGCTATGGCTGGAGGACCCGCTGCCCCAGCACGACCTGGACATGTACGAGCTCTTGTCCGCGACATGGATGCCCTTGGCGGTCGGAGAGCGAGCGCACTGTGACGAGGACCCCGGCGGACTCGTCCACTACGTCAGACCGAGCGCGCTGACGTTGGACGTCGTGGGCTGCGGCGGTCTGACCCGTGCGACGCAGATTCTGCCCATCGCCCGCCGGCAGAACATCCCGCTCTACCCGCACGGGCGCTCGTTCCTGCCCGGCCTCCACCTTTCAGCCGCTTTCCCCGACGCCGTACCCGCTGTCGAGTACCGACTCCAATGGGAACCAGGTCGCCGGCGGCTCTATGACGAACCCCTCCGGCCCGAGGGCGGGCACATCGAACTGCCGGACTCCCCCGGTCTCGGCACTACCCCCAGGAGGGCATCATGCCCGGCACCGCCGTGA
- a CDS encoding HAD family hydrolase: MTPPQLTLLVTVDVGGTLGTAEGPGLAMRLAKASPLPGARAREIMRSTLHTYPSLTESVVTEVCQALQVSPEDFPRDLRPASFVLFPGTVEALERISGVAMVVTLSNVTCVDADTDGLRALLSPWISDFFPSCRIAHSKPDPRAFHAVAEYFDTAPEVLVHVGDDWNCDIVGAVEAGAKAVWISRGRKIPDESLVVDHGVHVAHDLAAAAVHIQYLAARSDT, from the coding sequence ATGACCCCACCACAGCTCACGCTCCTGGTCACCGTCGATGTCGGCGGAACCTTGGGAACCGCCGAGGGGCCCGGACTGGCCATGAGGCTTGCCAAGGCGTCCCCGCTGCCGGGGGCTCGTGCCCGCGAGATCATGCGGTCCACCCTCCACACCTACCCCTCCCTCACGGAGTCCGTGGTCACGGAGGTGTGCCAAGCGCTCCAGGTCTCGCCGGAAGACTTCCCCCGTGACCTCCGCCCGGCGTCGTTCGTCCTCTTCCCGGGCACGGTCGAAGCGCTGGAGAGGATCAGTGGCGTAGCGATGGTGGTGACCCTGTCGAACGTCACGTGCGTCGACGCGGACACCGACGGTCTTCGAGCCCTCCTCTCGCCGTGGATCAGCGACTTCTTCCCCTCGTGCCGCATCGCGCACAGCAAGCCCGACCCACGTGCTTTCCACGCCGTGGCCGAGTACTTCGACACCGCGCCTGAAGTCCTGGTCCATGTCGGTGACGACTGGAACTGCGACATCGTGGGTGCTGTCGAAGCCGGGGCCAAGGCCGTGTGGATCTCGCGGGGGCGGAAAATCCCGGACGAGTCCCTGGTCGTTGACCACGGCGTGCATGTCGCCCACGACCTGGCGGCAGCCGCCGTACACATCCAGTACCTCGCAGCACGGAGCGATACATGA
- a CDS encoding creatininase family protein yields the protein MMSDSSWRSYGKLTAPRVTAELNERSVLCLPVGSLEQHGPHLPLDTDTVIAEGLTLRLAAHVANRHDLWVAPPIPYGLSPEHAWAPGTVTLGLAQYAGLITTLLEEYLRATPVRTVIIVNGHGGNRGVLEGLVHQFRHIHGVAVCAWHPSSLGRGTVGNALPEVHAGIHETSLMLALAPDHVRMDLLPAEAPPVRHQRETIRRLVLDRGATWPWTSDDPTLATHGVIGGDPRQAGPELGEGLIAAALNTGTAVLDRLAYPGPAEPITSRRTHAPHG from the coding sequence ATGATGAGCGACAGCTCCTGGCGTTCGTACGGAAAGCTGACAGCGCCTCGGGTCACGGCCGAACTGAACGAACGATCCGTCCTCTGCCTACCGGTGGGCTCACTCGAACAGCACGGCCCCCATCTGCCGCTCGACACCGACACCGTCATCGCCGAGGGCCTTACGCTGCGCCTGGCGGCACACGTCGCGAACCGGCACGACCTCTGGGTCGCGCCACCCATCCCGTACGGCCTCTCCCCGGAGCACGCCTGGGCACCCGGCACCGTAACCCTGGGACTCGCCCAGTACGCCGGCCTGATCACCACGCTCTTGGAGGAGTACCTCCGAGCCACCCCCGTTCGCACGGTGATCATCGTCAACGGGCACGGCGGCAACAGGGGGGTTCTAGAGGGTCTGGTGCACCAGTTCAGGCACATCCACGGTGTCGCCGTCTGCGCATGGCACCCCAGCTCCCTCGGCCGGGGCACGGTCGGCAACGCCCTGCCGGAAGTCCACGCGGGCATCCACGAGACGTCGCTGATGCTCGCCCTGGCCCCGGACCACGTACGAATGGACCTCCTTCCCGCCGAAGCGCCCCCGGTCCGCCACCAGCGGGAGACGATCCGACGTCTCGTCCTCGACCGGGGGGCCACGTGGCCGTGGACATCGGACGACCCGACGCTGGCCACGCACGGGGTCATCGGCGGTGACCCGCGCCAGGCCGGTCCGGAACTCGGTGAGGGACTCATCGCCGCGGCGCTGAACACCGGCACGGCTGTCCTCGACCGGCTGGCATACCCCGGCCCGGCCGAACCGATCACCTCACGGAGGACTCATGCCCCTCACGGTTGA